A single Pedobacter sp. PACM 27299 DNA region contains:
- a CDS encoding siderophore-interacting protein has product MSKIALQAIKAELKVTRKEYLSPHYLRIYLTGPDISLLGNTTVGVNNKILIPAPDVHKIHFPDFDFQKAEWIQPEESVRPSIRTYTHRGINLTANEIWIDFVVHGDEGPASAWAIRAKEGSVLGVLMHNGKSELYQQAAHYLLVGDATAIPVLGAILEDLPAAAKGVCIIEVHGPQDEQFLATKASIDFIWLHNPAPEKGSKLPEIIREQALPEHSRFGYVAAEFSSVKAIRAYLRKEKNWKQEELYAYSYWKAGAAEDKSSKERHQEKDSIPAHG; this is encoded by the coding sequence ATGAGTAAAATAGCATTGCAAGCCATAAAAGCAGAATTAAAAGTTACCCGCAAGGAATATCTGAGTCCACATTATCTCAGAATATACCTGACCGGTCCGGATATCTCCCTTCTGGGCAATACCACTGTTGGCGTAAACAACAAAATCCTGATCCCAGCCCCTGATGTACATAAAATCCATTTCCCAGATTTTGATTTCCAGAAAGCGGAATGGATTCAGCCGGAAGAATCAGTAAGACCAAGCATTCGTACTTACACCCATCGGGGTATAAACCTGACTGCAAATGAAATATGGATTGATTTTGTAGTTCATGGGGATGAGGGGCCTGCCTCTGCCTGGGCTATAAGGGCCAAGGAAGGATCGGTATTGGGTGTATTGATGCACAATGGAAAATCTGAGCTTTACCAGCAGGCAGCTCATTACTTATTAGTGGGTGATGCCACAGCCATCCCTGTCTTAGGGGCAATTTTGGAAGACCTCCCCGCAGCGGCAAAAGGAGTCTGCATCATCGAAGTACATGGCCCTCAAGATGAACAGTTTTTAGCCACTAAAGCATCAATTGATTTTATCTGGCTGCATAATCCAGCACCTGAAAAAGGCAGCAAATTACCGGAAATTATCAGGGAGCAAGCCTTGCCTGAACACTCCAGATTTGGTTATGTCGCTGCAGAATTCTCTTCTGTAAAAGCCATCAGAGCTTACCTCAGAAAAGAGAAAAACTGGAAACAGGAAGAACTGTATGCCTACTCCTATTGGAAAGCAGGTGCAGCAGAGGACAAATCCAGCAAAGAAAGACACCAGGAGAAAGATTCAATTCCAGCACATGGATAA
- a CDS encoding carboxypeptidase-like regulatory domain-containing protein: MHVNFYIKTGMFLLFLIFSGPLLSAQTSGKITGIVQDEDGKGFPDVSLRLGRESATMSNGEGGFSLRIPAGKEDTLKVAYIGYKTLLIPFFMLREGMVIPMKPSINQLEEVRISILNGEQIVRNAIQHIPDNYPLSPFEANGFYREVGKLDSSYLSFAEAGLLVFNQGYGHRKLKDQLSILKERNLKKVGVNAVKNPFGTALKGVPYVVLNNDLLKHPGAILGKDFIKKYDYTIAGSTIVEEEEAYLINFDQKKAVNEALYQGTMVIIKGSFAIASVDFRLSEKGKVYAKPDIPLLQRPILSLLGYHFEKKEEQLSLRYYKINEKWYPYYYHIATSHRVRARKQKINAELSVSAELFISKVNGANRSATNALKVMPADYSFQHLVDDYQDDYWKTFDNIKPEQSLKRLIDQQAKL; the protein is encoded by the coding sequence ATGCATGTCAATTTCTATATTAAAACTGGGATGTTCCTGCTTTTTCTGATATTCAGTGGTCCGCTGCTTTCTGCCCAGACCTCAGGGAAAATTACGGGGATTGTTCAGGACGAAGATGGTAAGGGTTTTCCGGATGTTAGTTTACGGTTGGGTAGGGAAAGCGCCACGATGAGCAATGGTGAGGGTGGTTTTAGCCTCCGGATTCCGGCAGGAAAAGAAGACACGCTAAAGGTTGCTTATATTGGATATAAAACCCTGCTGATTCCTTTTTTTATGCTGAGGGAGGGAATGGTCATTCCAATGAAACCTAGCATAAATCAGTTGGAAGAGGTGCGTATTTCCATCCTCAATGGGGAGCAAATCGTTCGAAATGCCATCCAGCACATCCCGGATAACTATCCCCTAAGTCCTTTTGAAGCCAATGGGTTTTACCGTGAGGTCGGGAAGCTGGATTCGAGTTATCTTTCTTTTGCAGAGGCAGGACTACTGGTCTTTAACCAAGGATACGGACACCGCAAATTAAAGGATCAGCTCAGTATTCTGAAAGAAAGAAACTTAAAAAAAGTGGGGGTAAATGCGGTGAAAAATCCTTTCGGCACTGCATTGAAAGGCGTTCCTTATGTGGTACTGAACAATGACTTGTTGAAGCATCCTGGAGCAATATTGGGAAAGGATTTCATTAAAAAGTATGATTATACAATTGCCGGCTCAACGATAGTAGAGGAAGAAGAGGCATACCTGATCAATTTTGATCAAAAGAAAGCAGTAAATGAAGCCCTTTATCAAGGAACAATGGTGATCATCAAGGGCAGTTTTGCTATTGCCTCGGTAGACTTTAGACTGAGTGAAAAGGGGAAGGTGTATGCGAAGCCAGATATACCACTATTACAAAGGCCAATTTTGAGCTTGCTCGGCTATCATTTTGAGAAGAAAGAAGAACAGCTTTCTTTGAGGTATTATAAAATCAATGAAAAGTGGTACCCTTATTATTATCACATTGCTACCAGCCATCGGGTTAGGGCACGTAAGCAAAAAATCAATGCTGAACTGTCTGTTTCCGCGGAGTTGTTTATTTCTAAGGTCAATGGTGCTAACAGATCGGCAACTAATGCATTAAAAGTAATGCCAGCTGACTACAGCTTTCAGCATTTAGTGGACGATTATCAGGACGATTACTGGAAAACTTTTGATAACATTAAACCTGAGCAGTCGCTGAAGAGACTGATTGATCAGCAGGCAAAGCTTTAA
- a CDS encoding sensor histidine kinase translates to MNCQTPELKNKQIINFLSEDRYRFLRHAGFLIGLFMLFYYSDFSNEFSGIYRYQRLICIYTVFIVMFYVNMYVLVPIFFFKARYVTYLLLLIALVLTGLFCTGYILEIIESHRNLQLQKNYHRTKSYYEGAMITIPIILLTTTVKLLQRWINDNDRISALNELTLQMELNELKNQINPHFLFNMLNNVKALIRTNPEKASIVILKLSEFLRYQLYENNEKNTALTSEISFISNFLNLEKIRRDNFSFQINTQAAELASRSVFIPPNLFTTFVENAVKHSVDISGKEAYIHIEINIQQNSLYFSCTNSKNNDEVIADQKYSGLGLSNIKRRLELLYQQQYHLAQTSDEHEYSVNLTIPV, encoded by the coding sequence ATGAATTGCCAGACACCAGAGCTCAAGAACAAACAGATCATCAATTTCCTCTCTGAAGACCGCTATCGGTTTTTACGTCATGCAGGTTTTTTGATCGGACTTTTTATGCTGTTCTATTATTCTGATTTTTCAAATGAGTTCTCAGGAATTTACAGATATCAACGTTTGATATGTATATACACGGTTTTCATCGTGATGTTCTATGTCAATATGTACGTGCTGGTTCCAATATTTTTCTTTAAAGCCCGATATGTTACCTACCTGCTACTGCTGATCGCCCTGGTCCTTACGGGCCTCTTTTGCACAGGATATATCCTGGAAATCATAGAGTCACATCGAAACCTGCAGCTCCAAAAAAATTACCACAGAACCAAAAGTTATTATGAAGGTGCGATGATCACCATCCCCATCATCCTGCTCACCACCACGGTGAAGCTCCTGCAAAGGTGGATCAATGACAACGATAGGATTTCCGCACTCAATGAGCTGACCCTCCAGATGGAACTGAACGAACTGAAGAACCAAATTAATCCACATTTTTTGTTTAACATGCTGAATAATGTCAAAGCACTCATCAGGACAAACCCTGAAAAGGCTTCGATAGTCATCCTCAAACTCTCCGAATTTCTAAGGTATCAACTCTACGAAAATAATGAGAAAAATACTGCTTTGACTTCTGAGATCAGTTTCATTTCCAATTTCTTAAACCTGGAAAAGATCAGAAGAGACAATTTCAGTTTCCAGATCAATACCCAGGCTGCCGAGCTAGCTTCCAGAAGTGTGTTTATTCCACCCAATCTGTTTACCACATTTGTCGAAAATGCGGTAAAACATAGCGTCGACATCAGTGGAAAGGAGGCCTATATTCATATTGAAATCAATATTCAGCAGAACAGCTTATATTTCAGCTGTACTAATTCTAAAAACAATGATGAAGTAATTGCAGATCAAAAATACAGTGGATTAGGGCTGAGTAATATTAAAAGACGGCTGGAACTGCTTTATCAGCAGCAATATCACCTTGCTCAAACGTCTGATGAGCATGAATATTCAGTAAATTTAACCATTCCAGTATGA
- a CDS encoding MmcQ/YjbR family DNA-binding protein — translation MNIEELRDYCLQKPAATEGFPFGEDTLVFKVGEKIFLLCSLSTGNRFNAKCDPERAIEWREQYDEVLPGYHMNKKHWNTVFMDGRLTMRQLQELIDHSYDLVLKSLPKKIQEEIRALV, via the coding sequence ATGAACATAGAAGAATTACGGGATTATTGCCTGCAGAAGCCGGCAGCTACAGAGGGTTTTCCTTTTGGTGAGGATACTTTGGTTTTTAAAGTAGGAGAGAAAATATTTTTACTCTGCAGTTTATCTACAGGCAATCGGTTTAATGCGAAATGTGACCCGGAAAGGGCCATAGAATGGCGGGAACAGTATGATGAAGTACTGCCAGGTTACCACATGAATAAAAAACATTGGAACACGGTTTTTATGGATGGTAGATTGACAATGAGACAGCTGCAGGAATTGATAGACCATTCCTATGATTTGGTACTGAAGAGCTTGCCAAAGAAAATACAGGAAGAAATCAGGGCTTTAGTGTAA
- a CDS encoding LytR/AlgR family response regulator transcription factor: protein MNCIIVDDEPLAREELQIMVRELSELEVSGVFSNALSALDFLKTNTVDLIFLDIEMPKLNGLDFAAQISGQTLLIFTTAYAQYALKSYELDALDYLLKPIEPRRLEKAILKSLTYKKLLTESAKNTFEGSNEDFLMIKSERRYHKINFKNIRFIEGLKDYVVIYTQKEKLITAMNLKNIHQKVPASTFLRVSKSYVVNVSFIDSFDNHTIYIDEFEIPIGEVYKHDFFDKYGGGLLL from the coding sequence ATGAACTGTATAATCGTAGATGATGAGCCATTAGCCAGGGAGGAATTGCAGATCATGGTCAGGGAATTATCTGAATTGGAAGTCAGCGGTGTTTTTTCAAATGCCCTGTCTGCTTTAGATTTTTTGAAAACCAATACTGTTGACCTGATCTTTCTCGATATTGAAATGCCCAAATTAAATGGGCTGGACTTTGCCGCTCAGATATCGGGTCAAACGCTCCTCATATTCACCACTGCTTATGCACAATATGCTTTAAAAAGTTATGAACTGGATGCTTTAGATTACCTGTTAAAGCCCATTGAGCCGAGGAGGCTCGAAAAAGCAATTCTCAAAAGCCTGACTTATAAAAAGTTGCTTACAGAGAGTGCAAAGAACACCTTTGAAGGAAGTAATGAAGATTTTCTGATGATCAAATCAGAACGGAGATACCACAAAATAAACTTTAAAAACATCAGATTTATTGAAGGACTTAAAGATTATGTAGTCATTTACACGCAAAAGGAAAAGTTAATCACGGCCATGAACCTAAAAAATATACACCAAAAAGTTCCTGCCAGTACTTTCCTGAGAGTGAGTAAATCTTATGTAGTGAACGTAAGCTTTATCGATTCCTTTGACAACCATACGATTTATATCGATGAATTCGAAATACCGATCGGAGAAGTCTATAAGCACGACTTTTTCGACAAGTATGGAGGTGGACTCCTCCTATAA
- the punC gene encoding purine nucleoside transporter PunC, whose amino-acid sequence MKNEISSTNHKNSFLFFIYLAGLSIIGFLATDMYLPAFDKMRIDLGSSKSSISGTLSLFLAGYGIAQLLWGPISDQVGKRKTVLMGLGIFTISSLGIYFTASISVLLLLRLVQAIGVCAAAVSWQALVIERYPKEETNKIFASIMPLVALSPALAPLIGAFLLNYFGWRSIFIALAFISLLLILYTLTIKEEKKTADSNSKTASAAADQTYWSLLKSKKYLGNVLLYALCSAAFFAWLTGSPFFLKELGYNESEIGFSFFPQTIAFLIGGYGYRSLSSKIEGKKLLPYLLILYSASCLFLYLITISITPTLTILLIPFCLMALTNGACYPIVVAEALKLFPNSVGKAAGLQNTIQLGICFLASAVVSLFSKDALLTTTIVMTCTIPLVYIGYKLSLKGVAHR is encoded by the coding sequence ATGAAAAATGAGATTTCCTCTACAAATCACAAAAACAGTTTTCTATTTTTTATCTACCTCGCAGGACTAAGCATTATAGGATTTTTAGCCACAGACATGTACTTACCTGCATTTGATAAAATGCGCATAGATTTAGGCAGCAGCAAAAGCAGCATCAGTGGCACATTGAGTTTATTCCTGGCAGGATACGGTATCGCGCAATTATTATGGGGCCCTATCTCTGATCAAGTTGGTAAGCGAAAAACAGTCCTTATGGGACTCGGTATATTCACCATTTCCTCTTTAGGCATTTATTTTACAGCAAGTATATCGGTTTTACTCCTGCTCAGATTAGTCCAGGCGATTGGTGTTTGTGCCGCCGCCGTAAGCTGGCAGGCTTTAGTGATTGAAAGGTATCCTAAAGAAGAAACGAACAAAATATTTGCTTCAATTATGCCACTGGTGGCATTATCGCCTGCATTAGCACCACTAATTGGCGCCTTCCTGCTCAATTACTTTGGCTGGAGATCAATATTTATCGCGCTCGCATTCATCTCCCTGCTGCTCATCTTATATACGTTGACAATAAAAGAGGAGAAAAAAACGGCTGATAGCAACAGTAAAACAGCCAGTGCTGCAGCTGATCAAACTTATTGGTCTCTTTTGAAATCTAAAAAATACTTAGGGAATGTACTGCTTTACGCCCTTTGCTCCGCCGCTTTTTTTGCCTGGCTAACGGGTTCTCCCTTCTTTTTAAAGGAACTTGGCTACAATGAAAGTGAAATCGGCTTTAGCTTTTTCCCTCAAACCATTGCCTTTTTGATTGGTGGGTATGGCTATCGAAGCCTCTCCAGCAAAATAGAGGGAAAAAAGTTACTTCCTTATTTACTGATCCTATACTCAGCCTCTTGCCTATTCCTTTATTTAATTACCATTTCAATTACACCAACTTTAACCATTTTGTTAATCCCGTTTTGCTTAATGGCATTAACGAATGGCGCCTGCTATCCAATCGTGGTTGCAGAAGCTTTAAAATTGTTCCCAAATAGCGTAGGAAAAGCAGCTGGCCTGCAAAACACCATTCAATTGGGCATTTGCTTTTTAGCCAGTGCAGTAGTCTCCTTGTTTTCAAAAGATGCATTATTAACGACTACCATTGTGATGACCTGTACCATTCCATTGGTTTACATCGGCTATAAGCTGAGCTTAAAAGGTGTTGCCCACAGGTAA
- a CDS encoding helix-turn-helix transcriptional regulator encodes MTVSLYASDLPEMILKREYPESFDSKEGGLTEHCFHLDNALGKGFYKETYFEGVHIGYGDISLAKNTLIHFKSELETVEMHFTLSGRTAAHSKNESEKISFESQQHNIIYVNGMEGNMEWSEKELKVFEVNLSPFFFRKYLPEDSQHFRQFKKAMDKGFSSLLCPSHNLINLQMHEVIREMIHCERKGAFKKMFLEAKVIELLLLQMEQLSASDQQPAGLKKTDIEKIYAVRELILTNLTQPCSLIELSHKVGTNEFLLKKGFKALFGTTVFGFWNDAKMEEARKMLLHQEMKINEVSDAIGYKNPQHFSAAFKRKFGVVPSSLIK; translated from the coding sequence ATGACTGTCAGCTTATATGCATCTGATCTTCCTGAAATGATCTTAAAAAGGGAGTATCCTGAGTCTTTTGACTCAAAAGAAGGGGGCTTAACAGAGCACTGCTTTCATTTAGACAATGCTTTGGGGAAAGGCTTCTATAAAGAAACTTATTTTGAAGGTGTTCACATTGGCTATGGGGATATTTCCCTGGCGAAAAACACGTTGATTCATTTTAAAAGCGAATTAGAAACCGTAGAAATGCATTTTACTTTGAGTGGACGAACAGCTGCCCATTCAAAAAATGAAAGCGAAAAAATCAGTTTTGAGTCCCAGCAGCACAACATTATTTATGTAAATGGGATGGAAGGAAATATGGAATGGTCAGAAAAGGAATTAAAAGTATTTGAAGTCAATTTATCTCCTTTCTTCTTCAGAAAATACCTGCCTGAGGATTCGCAGCATTTCAGGCAATTTAAAAAAGCAATGGACAAAGGATTTTCCAGTTTGCTGTGTCCGAGTCATAACCTGATTAATTTACAAATGCACGAGGTCATTAGGGAAATGATCCATTGCGAGCGCAAAGGAGCATTTAAAAAGATGTTTTTGGAAGCTAAAGTGATTGAGCTGTTGCTCTTGCAGATGGAACAGCTCTCCGCAAGCGATCAGCAGCCTGCAGGACTAAAAAAAACAGATATAGAGAAAATATATGCGGTCAGGGAGTTGATCCTGACCAATTTAACACAGCCATGTTCGCTGATTGAGCTTTCTCATAAAGTAGGTACCAATGAGTTTTTACTTAAGAAAGGGTTTAAAGCACTGTTTGGAACTACTGTTTTTGGCTTCTGGAATGATGCTAAAATGGAAGAAGCCAGAAAAATGCTCCTACATCAGGAAATGAAAATAAATGAAGTTTCGGATGCTATTGGTTATAAGAATCCACAGCATTTTTCAGCCGCATTTAAACGAAAGTTTGGTGTGGTTCCAAGTAGTCTAATAAAATAG